A genome region from Schlesneria paludicola DSM 18645 includes the following:
- a CDS encoding WD40 repeat domain-containing serine/threonine protein kinase, which produces MNVKKCPESIELRQLLDGTLSGDRQQACTDHMDSCHGCQVKLEGIATEGTNLSQIVESLHESQVSPVSGYWQAAKSLEEAVRETFVPEAPVRRRDASLEFLQPPSDSAYIGRLAQFDVMRVLGRGGMGLVLEAFDTRLQRNVAIKVLDPDLAGDEVSRQRFCREARAAASISHENVVAVHQVERAGEVGLPYLVMQLISGESLEQRLTREKRLPLREIVRISTQVAHGLAAAYSQGLIHRDIKPGNILLEDSHDSVKLTDFGLARAAEDVKLTRTGFVSGTPLYMAPEQAMGDEADHRSDLFSLGAIMYEMCAGQPPFTGNSALAILRQISDTKHRPLRELNPQTPEWLAETIDQLLAKKPEDRIQTAHHLAELLEFHLALMKTSEDLPTVCKIEQEKESKRNRRIAVAIGAVFSLLGLFGGVFLANRGWVPNGRPGPSVAVTSGVEPLAVLSANAGTVWSVGFDKSDKTIVMGVEDGSVRLWDIASKSVKSTFLAHRGIVWSSKFSHNCELLATAGDDGLIKLWDVSKSEPLHELHSPNAVRGLAFSHDDHLLFAGDRNGGLRVWSMDSDQPIAETQIPRSAIYSVAVSPDDETLATAGSDNVVRLWNAKTLVQKIPLEGHSGSVYGVAFSRDGHRLASVGWDKQVRIWDVSSGSVVRTWDGQSDDIWGVAFSPDGTKIATGGHDGGVRLWNAETGDLIETYSGHKITVHTVAFDHDGKMLASGSRDGSVKIWPVR; this is translated from the coding sequence ATGAATGTCAAAAAATGTCCTGAATCAATTGAACTGCGTCAGTTGCTCGATGGCACGCTTTCGGGTGATCGACAACAGGCCTGTACCGACCATATGGATAGCTGTCATGGCTGCCAGGTGAAGCTCGAAGGAATCGCGACCGAAGGCACGAATCTGTCGCAGATCGTTGAAAGCCTGCACGAGTCGCAGGTGTCACCTGTGTCAGGGTATTGGCAGGCGGCCAAGTCGCTTGAAGAGGCCGTTCGAGAAACGTTTGTCCCCGAGGCCCCTGTGCGACGGCGTGATGCGTCGCTGGAGTTTCTTCAGCCCCCTAGTGATTCGGCCTACATTGGACGACTCGCCCAATTCGACGTAATGCGCGTGCTGGGGCGTGGCGGAATGGGACTTGTGCTCGAAGCATTCGACACGCGATTGCAGCGCAACGTGGCGATCAAAGTTCTCGATCCTGATCTGGCAGGCGACGAAGTCTCGCGACAGCGGTTCTGTCGCGAAGCGCGTGCGGCCGCGTCGATCTCGCACGAGAACGTCGTCGCAGTGCATCAAGTCGAACGCGCGGGGGAAGTGGGGCTTCCCTATCTGGTCATGCAATTAATTTCGGGTGAGTCGCTCGAACAGCGTCTGACGCGAGAAAAGCGCTTGCCACTGCGCGAAATTGTTCGCATTAGCACTCAGGTCGCTCATGGGCTTGCAGCCGCGTACTCTCAGGGGCTGATCCATCGAGACATCAAGCCCGGCAATATTCTGCTCGAAGATTCGCACGACAGCGTCAAGCTGACTGATTTCGGCCTGGCTCGTGCGGCCGAAGATGTGAAATTGACGCGCACGGGATTTGTTTCCGGCACACCACTCTACATGGCACCGGAACAGGCGATGGGAGATGAGGCCGATCATCGGTCCGATCTGTTCAGCCTGGGCGCGATCATGTACGAGATGTGCGCCGGCCAACCGCCGTTCACCGGCAATTCGGCTCTTGCGATTCTTCGGCAGATTTCGGATACGAAGCATCGACCACTGAGAGAGCTTAATCCACAAACGCCTGAATGGCTGGCCGAAACCATCGACCAGTTGTTGGCGAAAAAGCCAGAAGATCGAATTCAAACCGCGCATCACCTGGCGGAGCTTTTGGAATTCCATCTGGCTCTGATGAAGACGTCAGAAGATCTTCCGACCGTCTGCAAGATTGAACAGGAAAAGGAATCGAAGCGGAATCGTCGGATCGCTGTCGCAATCGGTGCGGTGTTTTCGCTACTGGGACTTTTCGGCGGCGTGTTCCTTGCAAACCGGGGGTGGGTTCCGAACGGTCGGCCTGGCCCTTCTGTTGCGGTCACGAGCGGTGTGGAACCCTTGGCCGTTCTGAGCGCGAATGCCGGAACAGTCTGGTCGGTCGGATTTGATAAATCCGACAAGACCATCGTCATGGGCGTTGAAGATGGCTCGGTTCGCTTGTGGGACATCGCGTCGAAGAGCGTCAAGTCCACGTTCTTGGCGCATCGTGGAATCGTCTGGTCGTCGAAATTCTCGCACAATTGTGAATTGCTGGCCACAGCGGGAGATGATGGTTTGATCAAGCTTTGGGATGTTTCAAAGTCCGAACCATTGCACGAACTTCACAGCCCCAACGCGGTGCGAGGACTGGCGTTCTCTCACGACGACCATCTATTATTCGCCGGGGATCGAAACGGTGGCTTGAGAGTCTGGTCGATGGATTCTGACCAGCCGATCGCGGAAACGCAGATTCCCCGATCGGCGATCTATTCTGTCGCCGTTTCACCTGATGATGAAACACTCGCCACGGCCGGAAGCGACAATGTCGTGCGGCTATGGAATGCAAAGACTTTGGTGCAGAAGATCCCACTGGAAGGGCATTCAGGATCGGTCTATGGCGTTGCGTTCAGTCGCGATGGGCATCGGCTCGCCTCGGTCGGGTGGGACAAGCAGGTCCGAATTTGGGATGTCAGTTCCGGCAGTGTCGTCCGGACTTGGGATGGACAAAGCGATGACATCTGGGGCGTTGCGTTCTCGCCGGATGGCACCAAGATCGCCACTGGCGGCCACGATGGAGGGGTGCGGTTGTGGAACGCCGAGACGGGTGATCTGATCGAAACCTATAGCGGTCACAAGATCACGGTGCACACCGTGGCGTTCGACCACGACGGTAAGATGCTGGCCTCAGGCAGTCGGGACGGCAGCGTCAAAATCTGGCCCGTTCGCTGA